GAAGAAGACCCAGGAGTTCACGACGACGACCCCCTGGTTCTCCGGGAAGAACGCGGGATCGCTCGCGACGAAGGGCTCGTCGAACACGCGGTACCGTTCGGCGTAGGAAGTCTCCTCGCCGTCAAGCTGACAGGTGATCTCGAGCGTCACGACGATCTCGTCGCGTGCCGGATCATAGGCCGGATCGAGGTCGAGGGTGAGCGTGAACGTCAGCCCGACGCAAGCGGATTGACTTGACCAGCCTGCCGTGGAGAACAGGAAGGTCGCGGCAATGCCCGAGGATCCCGCCGGATCCAGGTGCGCGAGTTCCTCGGCATACTCCGCTTCCATCGCGGCGAACACCGGATCCGCAAGGATCGAGCCGACGCCCGCTTCCACCTCGAACTCCCAGTCGGAATCGTCTTTCCGGGTCACCTCGCCGAAATCGTCCCAGACGGCGAAGCGGAGGAAGTTCCATCCGTGTTCGCCCATCAGCGCATCCATGGACGTTTCGGCCGGACCGATGTACGTCACGGGGTCGACATGCCGCTGCCAGGCGAGGACGCCGTCGACCGTACGCCACCGGTTCGGTCGGGTGAGCGCGACCTCTCCGGAGTCGCCGACGTCACGGGCGCCGTCGGCGATGAAGAGTTCGTCCGGCAGGGACGACGCGTCGGAAAAAACCGCCAGAAACGTCCGCCGTTCCGCCGTCACGGCCGCTTCCGCGTCGGTGACGCGGATCTCGCGGCGAACGATCGCGGCGTACCCGTCGGAAAACTCGTCCTGCAGGCCGTTCAGCCGGTCGACGAGGACGTCTTCCGCAAGCCATCCGTCGTACGGAGATCGCGTCGTCAGGGGCGGGCATCCGGCAAGCGTCGAGACCAGAATCAGGAGAAGCGACGTCAGAAGCAGTCTTCGCATGGCCATCCGCCCTTCCGTGAACGGGTCGGATCGGCCGACGAACGTGCGTTCTTCCGTCTAGAACCATTCCGATGCGGGTCCACTGGATTCATCGTACCACCGATCGGCCGTCCATGCAACGGCTTCCGTGAAAATCGAAGGAAGAATCCTCTTTTTTAGATTTCGATCGGCGAGGCGTCGAAGCCGATGCCGGAAGAAGCCGTCGACATCAGGCACCGATATCAAAACGAGCGCCGCGGACGGATCCGCGGCGCTCCCTTGTGCTTGTTCAGACCATGAAGAGGAGCCCCATCAGGACTCCGAGAAACGTGCCGGCGGCATAGCCGATCGACCCGCAGACGAGTCCGGGGACGGTGAGGGCGTCGTTTTGGAGTTGCTTCGTCACCGCCGGGATGAAGGCGGGACCGTAGAGTCCGGCGGTCGCGGTCACGATCGCGCAGTCGGCGTCGATTCCGAGCAGCTTCGAGAAGAGGACGTGGACGGCGAAGATCCCGACGGTGATCACGCCGTAGAAGAGGATGTTCATCCCGAACCCGGTCGAGACCTTCGTGAGGTCGAGCGAGGAGGCGAGGGCGAAGGAGAAGACGAGGATCAGGTAGTGGCCGACGACGTTCGTTCCTTCGGTCCTCCGGATCTTGCGGTTGAACGAGCCGAGGATCCCGAGGACGGTGACCCCGAGCATCATCGCCGGCACGACGTAGTCCGTCATCCGACCCTGCACGGCGCCGAGAAGCACCCAGACGAGGATCCCGGCGCCGGCCGAGACGGCCGTCATTGAAAACGCGACCAGGATCACGAGGAACAGCCGCCGGGTCGGCCGGAAGCGCTTCAGATCGATCTCCTCGGTGTTCTTCATCGCCGCCGGCGAGTTCATGTACGACGCCAGACGGGACGGCTTCAGGATCTTCGCCACGAGCGGCTTGGCCGCGACCAGGAGGAAGACGTAGAAGACGGCGCCGACGATCATGTCGGAGAGGTTGGCGAGGCCGAGGGCGGTGGCGTCGAGCCCGAAGATGTTCGCGATCGCGTTCAGGTTGGGGGTCCCGCCCGTATAGACTCCGACCGACATCGCGGCGAGGACCGCGCCGTTCGCCATCGTCCTTCCGATCGCATAGAACGCGACGGTGGCGACGAGGAGCGCGGAGACGAGGAGCGAGGCGAAGGAAAGCAGGACGGTCTTCGAGAGCTTGCGCGCCTCGAGCAGGTTCGACGAGAAGAGCAATAGCGGGATTCCGACGCCGATCGCGGCGTGGCTCCCGATCTCGCCGATCGCGGCGTCCACGACGATGTCGACGCCGAGCTTGCGGAGGGCGAAGACGACGAGGGCGACGGCGATGCCGGCGAGGTAGGCGGTGCCGATCGTGCCGAAGATCCGCGTCAGCCGGAACTTCGATCCGCGGATGATGAGGATCGGGACGAGGAAGATGAAAACGAGCTGGACGAGGCTGTAGATCATGGGGTCAGGTCCTTTCCGTAGAGCCGGAAGGTCTTGGCGATCCGGCCGCCGAGCTTGAGGAAGGTGGCATACGACTTGAAGTTCCCGAGGACGATCGTGCCCCCCTCGAGGCGCGTCATCCCGCGCTCGCGCATCCGTTCGAAGACCGCGAAGTACATGCGGAAGACGAGCCCCGTGTTCTGCATCTCGGGGACGACGTACTGGAGCGTGCCGCGCACCCGCCGGATCCGGTTTCGGAGGATCAGGAAGGCAAGCGGCCGGATCCGGCCGCGGGTCCGCTTCAGGACCTCGTTGAAGTCGGGCATCACGAAGACGAAGCCGACGGCCTCGCCGGAATCCTCCCGGCGCGCGATCAGGACGAGCTTCGGGTCGAGGAAGAGGCGGAGGCTTTCCGCGACCGACCGGATCATGTCGAGCGACGGGGCGCGCTGGTAGTTCATCTCGGTGGTGGCGCGCGCAAGGATCGCGTGGACGTCGTCGAGGTCGCGCTCGAGGTTCCGCCAGGAGAGCGCGTCGATCCGCACGTCGTGCTTCCGGTCGAAGCGTTCGGCGATCGCGGAAAGCGTCCGGTAATTCGCCGCGGTGCCCTCGGCGGCGACGGCGACGGTGTCGACGGTCTTCGCATATCCGGCGTTTTCGAGGAGACGGGCGTAATAGGGCTTGTTGTAGGAGGTCAGGAAGGCGGGGTCGTCGTCGAACCCGTCGACGAGGATCCCGCGGCGGGTGTCGGGATCGTGGGGGGCGTAGGTGCCCTCGGCGTGGAGTACGCCGCGGGTCCGCATGTCGGCCTCCATCTCCCCGAAGAGCGCGTCGGCGACCGCCTGGTCGTCGACGCATTCGAAGTTCGAGAACCAGCAGACTTCGCGGCCGTGCTTCTCGTCGTGCGCGAACGCGTAGAAGAGGCGTCCCTCGACGCGCCCCTCCGCGGTCCATAGCAGACCGACGGCGCGGCGCGCCTTCAGGATCTCGCGATCCATCTCCTTCGTGAAGACGGAAAGGATCGGCGGAACGAAATGGGGATCGAAGCGGTACAGGTCGATCTGGAACCGGACGAAGCGGCGGATGTCGCCGGGGGTCCGGACGCGTTCGATCATGGGTTTACCTCCGGAAGCGTCGTTACCGTCCCATTATAGCAAAACCTTCGGACCATCACAAGGCTTTGCGGGATCGCGGTTGCGGCGATTTCGTGAAAAAGGAACGTCCGCGGGAATGCGCAGGCGTGAAAAACGGGGATGGACGGAGGCCGGATCGATGGTATAATACTTGATGGATGAAAGGCGGGATCGGACATGATCGAGATCGACAGGAAGGCCATCCGCGAGGAACTGGACCGGAAGAACATGCTGGGGCTGCAATGCGAACTGACGCGTCAGCGCCGGCTCCGCACGGCGGTGATGGGAGGGCTCTTGCTCGCGCTCCTCACGACCGTCGTCTTCGGCACTCTCGAGGATCCGTTCCTCTACACCTTCTCCAACATCGGGAACTTCTTCGATTACCGGCTCTTCTTCATCGTCTGGTCGATCCTCGCCGGAACCGCGATCCAGGCGGCGATCCTCGCCCTCTTCCGCCTCGAGGACTATCTCCCCGGGAAGAAGTGGAAGAACGTGCTCCTCTTCCTCGCGGTCGTCCTGCTCGTCGCGACGGCGCTGATCCCGGCGCTCAGGGACGTCTACCCGACGTGGCACGTGCTGCACTTCGTCACCGCGATCCTGCACGCGATCTGCGTCTGCGGCGCGTTCGTGCCGTTCTCCCTCTGGGTCAGCCGCGAGAACCCGCGCCTGCGCCGCGTCATCTACGCGATGATCGCCGCGACCTGGGGCGGATCGCTCCTCGCGCTCGTCTTCTTCGGGAAGAGCGGTCTCTTCGAGATGTGGTTCTACGTCGGGATGATCGTCTTCCTGCTCTACCTGTCGCTCGTCCTCTTCGAGGAGAAGATCGTCAAGCTGTCGGTCGCCTTCCTGCAGGGCGAGGACAACCTGAACCTCGCGATCGAGAAGTACTTCATCGACCTCGAGAAGCTTCCTTCGGAAAAGAAAAGACCCGCGGAAACCGCCAGGGCGGCCGCGGGAAGGGACGATTCACTCGTCCAGTAGAGCCTTTCTCCAGATCGATAGGAGCTTTTCGTAGGACGTTCCCGCATTCGCGGGGGAGGTCGACGGGAGCGCCACGGACATCGTCGTACGTTCGGGATGGCCGCGTCGGAACCATTTCGCGGCGGTCCCGCCGTTCAGCAGGATCCGGCCGATCCCCGTACCCGCGAGGATCGCGTCGAGGTCGGCGTAGACGACGTCTTTGATCGAGGCGTCCGCCGAACCTTCGACGACGCACTCCTCGACGACGTCGTAGAGCGCGATCCCGTGCACCGCCAGAAGCCTGCGTTTCCCCTCGTTGTCGGCGTTCACGAAATCGTCGCCGTAGACGTCCGAGAGGATCCGCCAGAAGCGGTTCCGCGGATGCATGTAGAAGAAGCCTTCCGCCCGCGAGCTGACGGATGGGAAACTGCCGAGCACGAGGACGACGCTGTCTTCGTTTGCGACCGGCGGAAAACCGTGCGCGATCCGTTCCATCGTATCACCCGACACCCATTATACCATGATCCGTCCCCGAGATCGAAAGGAGTCCCATGACCGAGATCGAACGCATCCGCGAAGCCGCATCCTTCCTCGACGGACGCCTGCGCACGAAGGCGAAGGTGGCCGTCGTCCTCGGCTCCGGGCTCGGCGCCTTCGCCGACCGCCTCGCCGACGTCCGCGCCGTCTCCTTCGCCGACATCCCCCACTTCCCCGAGATGCGCGTCGCCGGCCACGCCGGCCGGATCGTCGCCGGCCGTTTCGGAACGGTCGAGGCGATCGTCGTCCAGGGCCGGTTCCATCTCTACGACGGCTATCCGCTCGCCGACGTCGTCCTGCCGGTCCGGGCGCTCCGCCTGCTCGGCGTCGAGACCCTCGTCCTCACGAACGCCTGCGGCGCCGTCAACCCGGCGTTCGCCCCGGGGGAACTGATGGTCCTTTCCGACCATCTGAACCTCACCGGCGGAAATCCGCTCGTCGGGAAGAACGTCGAAGAACTCGGCACGCGCTTCCCAGACGCCTCGGAGATCTACGACGCCGGCCTGCGCGAGCTCGCGAGGGCGGCCGCCGCCCGCCTCGGGATCGTCCTGCGCGAGGGCGTCTACGCCTGGTGGACCGGACCATCGTACGAGACCCCCGCGGAGATCCGGATGATCCGCATGCTCGGCGCCGACGCCGTCGGGATGTCGACGGTGCCGGAGGCGCTCGCCGCCTCGCACATGCGCATGAAGGTGCTCGCGATCGCCTGCCTCACGAACATGGCCACGGGCATCCGCCCCGGCCGGCTCACCCACGAGGAGGTCCTCGAGGTCGCCGGGACGGCCGCCGGCCGTCTCACCGCGATCCTTTCCGACGTCGTTTCGCGCCTGCATCCATGACCCGCCTTTCACGGTGGGTCTTTTTTTTCGACAGAGGTACGGTTTTTACGGAAAATCGATGAATATTCCCTGGGAAAGGTTGACAATTTTCGATATTCAACGTATAATGCGCGCCAAAGCAAGGCGAACAACCTCGAACATCGCACAACCGCATGACATCCCGCATCCGCCCCGGAGAAGCTTTCCTTCGGTGATCGCTCCGGACGCGGACCGGGATCCGAACATCCGTCGGGATCCCCGCTTTTTTGCGTGCGGAAGGATCCCCCGGAGGCCGCATCGCGGCCGGAAGGGAGCGACATGCCGCTACGCGAGATCCTCGCGAGGACGCCGAAGGAGCCCGACCGCCTGATCGGGATCCTGCTCGAACTGCAGGCGGAAAACGACCGGACCTTCGTGTCCGAAGAAGAGGCGCGCGAGATCGCGCGCCATCTCGGCGTTACCGAAAGCCGCGTCTGCGCGGTCCTTTCGTTCTATTCGTTCTTTTCGCAGGCGCCGCGCGGGAAGCACGTGATCCGCGTCTGCAAGGACGTGCCGTGCCACGTCCGCGACGATTTCGACGTGCTCCGCACGATCGAGGAACTGCTCGGCGTCAAGGCCGGGCAGACGACAGCGAACGGGAAGTTCACGGTCGAGACCTCCTCGTGCCTGGGCTGTTGCGACCGCGGTCCGGCGATGCGGATCGACGGCGAACTCCATGCCGGCCTGACGGCCGAGAAGGTCCGCGCGATCCTCGCGGACATCCGGGGGTGAGACCGTGGACGAACTGAAGATCGTATCGAAACGCTGCGGCGTCATCAATCCGCTCTCGATCGACGACTATCTCGCCCACGAGGGCTACCAGGCGCTCGAACGGGCGCTTTCGCTCACGCCCGAGGCGATCGTCGCCGAGGTCAAGAAGGCGTATCTCCGCGGTCGCGGCGGCGCCGGATTCCCGACGGCGACGAAGATGGCCGCGCTCGCGGCCGAACCGGATCCGGAGAAGTACGTCGTCGTCAACGCCGACGAGGGCGAGCCGGGCAACTTCAAGGACCGCTACCTGATGGAGAACGATCCCCATTCGATCCTC
This sequence is a window from Candidatus Izemoplasmatales bacterium. Protein-coding genes within it:
- a CDS encoding DUF819 family protein; this encodes MIYSLVQLVFIFLVPILIIRGSKFRLTRIFGTIGTAYLAGIAVALVVFALRKLGVDIVVDAAIGEIGSHAAIGVGIPLLLFSSNLLEARKLSKTVLLSFASLLVSALLVATVAFYAIGRTMANGAVLAAMSVGVYTGGTPNLNAIANIFGLDATALGLANLSDMIVGAVFYVFLLVAAKPLVAKILKPSRLASYMNSPAAMKNTEEIDLKRFRPTRRLFLVILVAFSMTAVSAGAGILVWVLLGAVQGRMTDYVVPAMMLGVTVLGILGSFNRKIRRTEGTNVVGHYLILVFSFALASSLDLTKVSTGFGMNILFYGVITVGIFAVHVLFSKLLGIDADCAIVTATAGLYGPAFIPAVTKQLQNDALTVPGLVCGSIGYAAGTFLGVLMGLLFMV
- a CDS encoding DNA-deoxyinosine glycosylase, which gives rise to MERIAHGFPPVANEDSVVLVLGSFPSVSSRAEGFFYMHPRNRFWRILSDVYGDDFVNADNEGKRRLLAVHGIALYDVVEECVVEGSADASIKDVVYADLDAILAGTGIGRILLNGGTAAKWFRRGHPERTTMSVALPSTSPANAGTSYEKLLSIWRKALLDE
- a CDS encoding purine-nucleoside phosphorylase, with the translated sequence MTEIERIREAASFLDGRLRTKAKVAVVLGSGLGAFADRLADVRAVSFADIPHFPEMRVAGHAGRIVAGRFGTVEAIVVQGRFHLYDGYPLADVVLPVRALRLLGVETLVLTNACGAVNPAFAPGELMVLSDHLNLTGGNPLVGKNVEELGTRFPDASEIYDAGLRELARAAAARLGIVLREGVYAWWTGPSYETPAEIRMIRMLGADAVGMSTVPEALAASHMRMKVLAIACLTNMATGIRPGRLTHEEVLEVAGTAAGRLTAILSDVVSRLHP
- a CDS encoding NAD(P)H-dependent oxidoreductase subunit E yields the protein MPLREILARTPKEPDRLIGILLELQAENDRTFVSEEEAREIARHLGVTESRVCAVLSFYSFFSQAPRGKHVIRVCKDVPCHVRDDFDVLRTIEELLGVKAGQTTANGKFTVETSSCLGCCDRGPAMRIDGELHAGLTAEKVRAILADIRG